The Aequorivita sublithincola DSM 14238 genome window below encodes:
- a CDS encoding S9 family peptidase, producing the protein MTTLLKYTIAITVLFLSGTINAQELNGSYSGTLDVQGMQMELIINITPKDNGYTATLDVPAQGASDIVLDSVVLQDNQVTITSAKMKLIYKGTVSGESIVGSYEQMGQTYPLTLKKTVKTKPGNTALPSTDAELEKLAAMETGNYKYSVEDYFKTPDVFSFNLSPDGKYLSYMKRRETGERDVYLKETATQKERLLIKQGENLIRGFFWANENRILFLQDKGGNENYHLFGVNVDGSNKNELTPYEGVRVGVLEMLKDDKDHIIIQMNKDNLEQEEPYRLNINTGEATKLYTVEAGSPPVAGYAFDQKGNLRGIGRMVDGVNIEMLYKIDGEFKPMMVVDFVDSFGISDFNPSSENPDDAYVLSNLGTDKAEIQLYDLKKNEKIKTIFKNDNFDVSGLSLSRKRNYEIDFFYYQGEKTEVVPVSDTYRKIYARLKKEFGDKQFFTQGKTDDESKYLVVITSDKIVGEYYLYDVEKDTITLLYKILPNLKAEDMASMTPITFKSRDGLTLHGYITLPQGYKKGQKLPLIVNPHGGPQGIRDSWGFNPEAQLFASRGYATLHVNFRISGGYGKEFQNSGYGQIGRKAMDDVEDGIAYVIKEGWVDKNKVAIYGGSHGGYAVLRGMTKTPDLYACGVDYVGVSNLHTFMETIPPYWEKYKAMLYKIWYNPTISEEKAIMDEVSPALHVDKIKKPLFVVQGANDPRVNIDEADQIVESLRKRGVEVPYMVKYDEGHGFGKEENRLALYETMMGFFAEHLK; encoded by the coding sequence ATGACAACACTTTTAAAATATACAATTGCAATAACGGTCCTGTTTCTATCAGGCACTATAAATGCGCAGGAACTAAACGGATCCTACAGTGGTACGCTCGATGTTCAGGGAATGCAAATGGAACTTATTATCAATATTACACCCAAAGACAATGGTTATACCGCCACGCTTGATGTTCCCGCCCAAGGAGCAAGTGATATAGTACTTGATTCTGTAGTTTTGCAGGATAATCAAGTCACCATTACTTCAGCAAAAATGAAACTGATCTATAAAGGCACAGTTTCGGGAGAATCCATCGTTGGTTCCTACGAACAAATGGGGCAAACATATCCACTTACATTGAAAAAAACAGTAAAAACAAAACCAGGAAATACTGCGTTGCCTTCCACCGATGCGGAGCTTGAAAAACTAGCAGCAATGGAAACCGGAAATTATAAATATTCCGTTGAAGATTATTTTAAAACACCAGACGTTTTTTCCTTTAATCTTTCCCCTGACGGAAAATACCTCTCATATATGAAAAGAAGAGAAACTGGGGAGCGTGATGTTTATTTAAAAGAAACGGCAACCCAAAAGGAGCGCTTGCTAATTAAGCAAGGAGAAAATTTGATTCGTGGCTTTTTCTGGGCGAATGAAAACCGCATTCTTTTTTTGCAGGACAAAGGTGGAAACGAAAACTACCATTTGTTTGGAGTGAATGTTGATGGTTCAAACAAAAATGAACTTACTCCTTATGAGGGTGTGCGAGTAGGTGTTCTAGAAATGCTAAAAGACGATAAGGACCATATTATTATTCAGATGAATAAGGATAATCTTGAACAAGAAGAACCCTATCGCCTAAATATAAATACTGGAGAGGCTACAAAGTTATATACCGTAGAAGCTGGTAGTCCACCGGTGGCGGGTTATGCTTTTGACCAAAAAGGTAATCTTCGTGGCATCGGCAGAATGGTTGATGGTGTAAACATAGAAATGCTTTATAAGATTGATGGGGAATTTAAACCAATGATGGTTGTGGATTTCGTCGATTCTTTTGGAATTTCCGATTTTAACCCAAGCTCAGAAAACCCCGATGATGCTTATGTGCTTTCAAATTTAGGAACAGACAAAGCGGAGATCCAACTTTACGATCTTAAAAAGAACGAAAAGATTAAAACCATATTCAAAAACGATAACTTCGATGTTTCTGGACTTTCACTTTCCAGAAAACGTAATTATGAAATTGATTTCTTCTATTATCAAGGTGAAAAGACAGAAGTTGTACCAGTAAGTGATACCTATAGAAAAATCTATGCACGCCTTAAAAAGGAATTTGGCGACAAGCAGTTTTTTACTCAAGGCAAAACAGATGATGAATCCAAGTATTTGGTTGTAATCACCAGCGATAAAATAGTTGGGGAATATTATTTATACGATGTAGAAAAGGATACAATTACGTTGCTCTATAAAATACTGCCAAACCTGAAAGCTGAAGATATGGCTAGTATGACGCCAATCACCTTTAAAAGTAGGGATGGATTGACGCTTCACGGATATATTACCTTGCCACAAGGCTATAAAAAGGGACAAAAATTACCATTGATTGTAAATCCACACGGCGGTCCACAAGGCATTCGTGATAGTTGGGGTTTTAATCCAGAAGCACAGTTATTTGCCAGTCGGGGCTATGCAACATTGCATGTAAATTTTAGGATTTCAGGAGGTTACGGAAAGGAATTCCAAAATTCCGGATACGGGCAGATAGGTAGAAAGGCTATGGACGATGTGGAAGATGGAATTGCGTATGTAATCAAAGAAGGTTGGGTAGATAAGAACAAAGTTGCCATTTATGGCGGAAGTCACGGTGGATACGCAGTGCTTCGCGGTATGACCAAAACCCCAGATTTGTATGCTTGTGGAGTGGATTATGTTGGCGTAAGTAACTTGCACACTTTTATGGAGACCATTCCTCCGTATTGGGAAAAATACAAAGCAATGCTTTACAAGATTTGGTACAACCCAACTATTTCTGAAGAAAAGGCAATCATGGATGAAGTGTCGCCAGCGCTACACGTAGATAAAATCAAAAAACCACTGTTCGTAGTTCAAGGAGCCAATGATCCACGTGTAAATATTGATGAAGCTGACCAAATTGTTGAAAGCTTGAGAAAGAGAGGCGTTGAGGTGCCTTATATGGTAAAATATGATGAAGGTCACGGTTTTGGAAAAGAAGAAAACAGACTAGCTTTATATGAAACAATGATGGGTTTTTTTGCGGAGCATTTGAAATAG
- a CDS encoding HD domain-containing protein: MSSFSSEEIIWNTINFVKAELKDAEGGHDWFHIERVYKNALLISESENVDKTIVALGALLHDIADSKFHNGDETVGPKKAKDFLTSENVSAEIIEHVLKIIENISFKGGNKSQAFHSKELDVVQDADRLDALGAIGIARTFNYGGFKNRKLYDPEILPNLKMTPSEYKASEAPTINHFYEKLLLLKDKMNTETGRKIAEERYQFMESFLKQFYAEWNGEL; this comes from the coding sequence ATGTCTTCATTTTCTTCGGAAGAAATAATCTGGAATACAATCAATTTCGTGAAAGCAGAATTGAAGGATGCCGAAGGAGGCCACGATTGGTTTCATATTGAACGAGTTTATAAAAATGCATTGCTCATTTCTGAAAGTGAAAACGTTGATAAAACCATTGTCGCTCTGGGCGCTTTGCTTCACGATATTGCCGATTCAAAATTTCATAATGGTGATGAAACCGTTGGACCAAAAAAAGCAAAAGATTTTCTTACTTCTGAAAATGTTTCCGCTGAAATAATAGAACATGTTCTGAAAATTATTGAAAATATTTCTTTCAAAGGTGGTAATAAATCTCAAGCATTCCATTCGAAAGAATTAGACGTTGTGCAAGACGCAGATAGACTAGATGCGCTTGGAGCCATAGGAATCGCTCGAACTTTCAATTACGGTGGTTTCAAAAACCGAAAGCTTTACGATCCTGAAATTTTACCTAACTTAAAAATGACTCCTTCAGAATATAAAGCTTCTGAAGCACCAACAATCAATCATTTCTACGAAAAGCTGCTTCTTTTAAAGGACAAAATGAATACCGAAACCGGACGAAAAATCGCAGAAGAAAGATACCAATTTATGGAAAGTTTTTTGAAACAGTTTTATGCGGAATGGAACGGAGAATTATAA
- a CDS encoding helix-turn-helix domain-containing protein: MNFIKKLLLFCFFFNCSFFLGQERTDLSQLSYEAISDTINKYLDNDIIKAANASNAFILKAKRAKDKKKEFLGIQALGSAYERNKDFDKAQEQFERALNFSQENKLEEEIISSYVLGAQIEMGLSNASNALKYLDTALSLVEQTDNEFLREGILQFISYILQLSGDVQKAIDTGKKSISIYENKAIDSVFTATAKKTFLVNGYSQLSRSFLKIKEADSAKHYSTLISKLITPEDSCNQRVLYLTRGEIDFFEKNYSEAKKNFRTASKLCDLNSPLMTLRMNYALGKVAHGEGNFKEAKNILQNALDTYQVKPSEEGYMDDYYNLLAVSYKETGDLEKANFYFEKYIKSASEFDKIKGEVKAATKAKEIEAFRNELKTLEAEKKESQSNLNYLFLGASIIILGLLFLLLKFYRNKKTNEIKFEALLAKIKAAEKPENIIDTKDEVLEETNATDVSDEVKTQILDGLKKLEKQEYFLKQECNSYNVAKKINTNTSYLSKVINGHYGKNFNTYINDLRINYTILRLKNDVIFRSYSIQSIAEEVGYKSADSFTKYFKQDTGLNPSFYIKEIKNIT, from the coding sequence ATGAATTTTATTAAAAAACTACTTCTTTTTTGCTTCTTCTTTAACTGTTCCTTCTTTCTTGGACAGGAGAGAACCGACCTTTCTCAACTTTCTTATGAAGCTATTAGCGACACTATAAATAAGTATTTAGACAATGATATTATAAAAGCTGCTAATGCGTCCAACGCCTTTATTTTAAAAGCAAAACGAGCAAAAGACAAGAAAAAAGAATTTTTAGGCATTCAAGCTCTTGGTAGTGCCTATGAAAGAAACAAAGATTTTGATAAAGCACAGGAACAATTTGAAAGAGCCTTGAATTTTTCACAAGAAAACAAACTTGAAGAAGAAATTATTAGCTCTTATGTTCTGGGTGCGCAAATTGAGATGGGGCTTTCTAATGCCTCCAATGCTTTAAAATATTTAGACACGGCACTTTCATTAGTTGAACAGACCGATAATGAATTTTTGAGAGAAGGAATATTGCAATTTATTTCATATATACTCCAATTGTCTGGCGATGTGCAAAAAGCTATAGATACTGGCAAAAAATCTATTTCAATATATGAAAATAAGGCGATTGATTCCGTTTTCACAGCCACTGCAAAAAAGACCTTTCTTGTTAATGGATATTCGCAACTTTCTAGGTCGTTTCTTAAAATAAAAGAAGCAGATTCTGCCAAACACTATTCTACCTTAATTTCAAAATTGATAACGCCAGAAGATAGTTGCAATCAACGCGTACTTTACTTAACAAGAGGCGAGATTGATTTTTTTGAGAAAAACTATAGTGAGGCAAAGAAAAATTTTAGGACTGCTTCAAAACTCTGCGACTTGAATTCCCCATTAATGACTTTACGGATGAATTATGCATTAGGCAAAGTGGCTCACGGAGAAGGCAACTTTAAGGAAGCAAAAAACATCTTACAAAATGCATTGGATACCTATCAAGTAAAACCTTCTGAGGAAGGCTATATGGATGATTATTACAATCTTTTAGCCGTGAGCTATAAAGAAACTGGAGATTTAGAAAAAGCCAATTTTTATTTTGAAAAATACATAAAATCTGCATCAGAATTTGATAAGATAAAAGGGGAAGTAAAAGCTGCAACAAAAGCTAAGGAAATTGAAGCATTTAGAAACGAATTAAAAACACTGGAAGCAGAAAAAAAAGAAAGTCAATCAAACCTCAATTATCTATTTTTAGGAGCTTCAATAATTATTTTAGGACTTCTTTTTCTCCTGCTAAAATTCTATCGAAACAAAAAAACAAACGAAATTAAGTTTGAAGCATTGCTTGCAAAAATTAAAGCTGCCGAAAAACCTGAAAATATTATTGATACAAAAGACGAAGTTTTAGAAGAAACAAACGCCACCGATGTTTCTGACGAAGTAAAAACACAAATCCTCGACGGACTCAAAAAACTTGAGAAGCAGGAATATTTCCTAAAGCAAGAATGCAATTCATACAACGTGGCAAAAAAGATAAATACAAATACCTCATACCTTTCAAAAGTAATTAACGGTCATTACGGTAAAAATTTCAATACCTATATTAACGACCTCAGAATAAATTATACCATTCTCCGGCTTAAGAATGATGTAATTTTTAGATCGTATTCCATTCAATCTATCGCCGAAGAAGTAGGGTATAAATCGGCAGATTCTTTTACTAAATACTTCAAACAAGACACAGGATTGAATCCTTCTTTTTACATCAAAGAAATTAAGAATATTACCTAA
- a CDS encoding TMEM175 family protein — protein MDDFTFERHRIFAFTDAVFSIAITLLILDISLPNNYVESSKSSMVLLESLIPNFMGFIISFLVIARYWKFYLTYSRFADKFTDRLFWLNIYLLFSIVLLPFSTSFFVGGFYEDVRFIFYVSNLILLSTINYIMLLSILKSTSQKIKPITQKWLKFRAFNSVFVWTFALLLSFVFPVFARFFFVFLFIFQAIGKKIIFRKKKKLTRI, from the coding sequence ATGGATGATTTCACTTTTGAGCGCCACAGGATTTTTGCATTTACCGATGCGGTGTTTTCAATTGCTATAACCCTGCTAATACTAGATATTTCGTTGCCAAATAATTATGTTGAAAGTTCAAAATCTTCAATGGTTTTGTTGGAATCGCTCATTCCAAATTTTATGGGTTTTATAATTAGCTTTTTGGTAATTGCGCGTTATTGGAAATTTTATCTTACGTATTCAAGATTTGCTGATAAATTCACAGACAGACTTTTTTGGCTGAATATTTATCTTCTATTTTCAATTGTTCTTCTTCCATTTTCAACATCCTTTTTTGTAGGTGGTTTTTATGAAGATGTACGCTTTATTTTTTATGTTTCCAATTTAATTCTGTTAAGCACTATTAATTATATTATGCTTCTTTCAATATTAAAGAGCACGTCCCAAAAAATTAAACCTATAACACAAAAGTGGTTGAAATTTCGGGCATTTAATAGTGTATTCGTTTGGACATTTGCGCTCCTTCTCTCCTTTGTTTTTCCAGTTTTCGCAAGATTCTTTTTCGTGTTTCTATTTATATTTCAAGCTATTGGTAAAAAGATTATTTTCAGAAAAAAGAAAAAATTAACAAGGATATAA
- a CDS encoding PA0069 family radical SAM protein, giving the protein MSDQFLKGRGAQKNVHNRFFENSHEVLDEYLNFCEAEGEEADKNKTKYIEVFPKTFVNKVNSPDVGMGYSANPYQGCEHGCVYCYARNSHEYWGYGAGLDFERNILFKKNAPQLLEEKITSKNWQGETIIFSGNTDCYQPLERKLEITRKCLEVMLKWKHPTGIITKNSLILRDLDILTEMAKLNIISVNISITSLSEDTRRLLEPRTASINQRLKTVEVLSANGIPVRVMMAPIIPSLNSHEILPLVKKVAELGAVDIGYTIVRLNGQVAEIFKDWAHKTIPDKAERVLNQIAECHGGNLNDSNWGRRMKGEGTISEQVKDTMTIAKKRFLKNKKPEPLDVSHFLQLKNPQMKLF; this is encoded by the coding sequence ATGTCTGATCAATTTTTAAAAGGTCGTGGCGCACAGAAAAATGTTCACAATCGCTTCTTCGAAAATAGTCACGAAGTGCTGGATGAATATTTAAATTTCTGTGAAGCGGAAGGCGAAGAAGCAGACAAAAACAAAACAAAATATATTGAAGTTTTCCCAAAAACATTTGTAAACAAAGTGAATAGTCCCGACGTTGGGATGGGTTATTCGGCAAACCCATATCAAGGTTGCGAGCACGGCTGTGTATATTGCTATGCCAGAAATAGCCACGAATATTGGGGGTATGGCGCGGGATTGGATTTTGAACGAAACATACTTTTCAAAAAAAATGCACCACAGCTTTTAGAAGAAAAAATAACTTCGAAGAATTGGCAAGGAGAAACCATTATTTTTTCAGGAAATACAGATTGTTATCAGCCATTAGAACGCAAGCTTGAAATTACAAGAAAATGTCTGGAAGTAATGCTAAAGTGGAAACATCCAACTGGAATTATCACTAAAAACTCATTGATACTTCGCGATTTAGATATTTTAACGGAAATGGCCAAACTGAATATAATTTCAGTAAATATTTCCATCACTTCACTTTCCGAAGATACGCGCAGATTGTTAGAACCACGAACGGCGAGTATTAATCAACGATTAAAAACGGTTGAAGTTCTTTCAGCAAATGGAATTCCGGTTCGTGTTATGATGGCTCCAATAATTCCTTCATTGAACAGTCATGAAATTCTTCCTTTGGTAAAAAAAGTAGCAGAACTTGGAGCGGTAGATATTGGTTATACAATTGTAAGATTAAATGGCCAAGTTGCAGAAATCTTCAAAGATTGGGCTCATAAAACTATTCCCGATAAAGCAGAACGCGTTTTAAACCAAATAGCCGAATGCCACGGCGGAAACCTCAACGATAGCAACTGGGGAAGACGCATGAAAGGCGAAGGAACCATTAGTGAGCAAGTAAAGGATACCATGACGATCGCTAAAAAACGTTTTCTGAAAAATAAAAAACCCGAACCTTTGGATGTCTCACATTTTCTACAACTTAAAAATCCACAGATGAAGTTGTTTTGA
- a CDS encoding chloride channel protein, with amino-acid sequence MKKLIVSFLQFKKAFVNYPFRKFNLVEILLFWIREKLTRSQFLILSGILVGLSAGFAGVVLKILVHKIQSFVNNDLPFEERIYVFAIAPLVGIILTALIVKYLFKGDEEKELSVILKDISQKGSKVNPSKMYSQIVQSAVTVGFGGSVGLETPIAVTGSAFGSNYAQRYRLGFKERTLLLASGAAAGIAAAFDAPIAGVMFAFEILLVGLVFTDFIPLVIAAICGSLLSTIILNDDVLFNLPSREIFNYGNIPYYIGLGLLTGLYARYFIVVGQKVHHFFERFKSKILLRAIIGGTLLSLLCVAFPPLFGEGYLNIRILHQGNIDHLIHESLFRYFETSQLVVLGFLGLTVLLKAFATSITLSSGGNGGNFAPSLVAGGLLGYFFGFALEMMGMPNVPITNLMLVGMAGVMSGALYAPLTGIFLIAETSSGYDLFIPLMIVSVMAYVINRFFSPINPAYKALADKGEIFTTRQDQNILSHIALRDCLNTSSLVINTTDTMDVVMAKFRNSDQNTMAVVEAGNQFWGILNRERLRPYLLGKESIVGIHVSDLSINPSFIVSDTDTVMQVIKMFDEADVWQLPMLDKERRFHGFVSRSAILNNYRKLLKEYSE; translated from the coding sequence GTGAAAAAACTGATAGTTAGCTTTTTGCAGTTTAAGAAAGCATTCGTTAACTATCCTTTTCGGAAATTTAATCTTGTAGAAATACTGTTGTTCTGGATTCGCGAGAAGTTAACGCGTTCTCAATTTCTTATCCTTTCAGGAATACTCGTTGGCTTAAGTGCAGGATTTGCCGGCGTTGTATTAAAAATTCTAGTTCATAAAATTCAATCCTTTGTAAATAACGACCTCCCTTTTGAAGAAAGGATATACGTTTTTGCAATCGCCCCATTGGTTGGTATCATCCTTACTGCCCTGATTGTAAAATATCTTTTTAAAGGTGATGAAGAAAAAGAGCTTTCCGTTATTCTAAAAGATATATCCCAAAAAGGAAGCAAAGTAAACCCCAGCAAAATGTATTCTCAAATTGTGCAGAGTGCCGTAACGGTTGGGTTTGGTGGTTCCGTTGGACTTGAGACGCCTATCGCCGTAACTGGGTCGGCCTTTGGGTCAAACTATGCACAACGGTATCGTTTGGGTTTTAAGGAACGCACATTATTGCTCGCTTCTGGAGCTGCTGCCGGAATAGCTGCGGCTTTTGATGCGCCTATTGCCGGAGTTATGTTTGCTTTTGAAATTTTGCTGGTGGGTCTGGTTTTCACAGATTTTATTCCGCTTGTAATTGCTGCCATTTGTGGTAGTTTGCTATCAACGATTATTTTGAATGATGATGTCTTGTTCAATTTACCGTCACGCGAAATTTTCAACTACGGAAATATTCCCTACTATATTGGTCTTGGTCTACTCACTGGTCTTTACGCTCGCTATTTTATTGTAGTTGGTCAGAAAGTTCATCATTTCTTTGAACGATTTAAAAGCAAAATTCTGTTACGAGCGATTATTGGTGGAACTCTTCTTTCGTTATTATGCGTAGCATTTCCGCCGCTTTTTGGGGAAGGATATCTGAATATTCGAATTCTTCATCAAGGAAATATAGATCATTTAATCCACGAAAGTCTGTTTCGTTATTTTGAAACTTCACAACTTGTTGTTTTAGGTTTTCTAGGTTTAACCGTTCTTTTGAAGGCATTTGCAACAAGCATCACGCTCAGTTCAGGAGGTAATGGTGGTAACTTCGCTCCTTCTCTAGTTGCAGGAGGTTTGCTAGGCTATTTCTTCGGCTTTGCTTTGGAAATGATGGGAATGCCAAATGTGCCAATTACAAATTTAATGCTCGTTGGTATGGCAGGCGTTATGTCTGGAGCACTTTACGCACCATTAACCGGAATTTTTCTTATTGCTGAAACAAGCAGTGGCTACGATTTGTTTATTCCGTTAATGATCGTTTCGGTTATGGCTTATGTGATAAACCGCTTTTTCTCACCAATAAATCCAGCTTATAAAGCACTTGCGGACAAAGGTGAAATTTTTACAACAAGACAGGACCAAAACATTCTATCACATATCGCTCTTCGTGATTGTTTAAACACCTCATCGTTGGTTATAAATACTACCGACACGATGGATGTTGTGATGGCAAAGTTTAGAAATAGCGATCAAAATACAATGGCTGTCGTGGAAGCAGGTAACCAATTCTGGGGTATTTTAAATAGAGAACGATTGCGACCTTATTTGCTTGGAAAGGAATCAATAGTCGGAATTCACGTTAGTGATCTTTCCATAAATCCATCATTTATTGTTTCCGACACAGATACGGTTATGCAGGTTATAAAAATGTTTGATGAAGCGGATGTTTGGCAATTACCAATGTTAGATAAAGAACGAAGGTTCCATGGTTTTGTGAGCCGTTCTGCGATTTTGAATAACTATCGGAAGTTGTTGAAGGAGTATTCGGAATAA
- a CDS encoding lysophospholipid acyltransferase family protein yields MMALSKIISYPFTVLFYLLFGITITVFHPIQWAAFNWFGYQAHKKTVDYLNWTLLRCLNVLGTTFHIDINTSIPNNVPIIIVSNHQSMWDISPITWYLRKYHPKFISKVELGKGIPSVSYNLRHGGSILIDRKNPRQAIVELVKFSKYLQKFNRSGVIFPEGTRSKTGVPKPFRRSGLQTLFKKVPDGYVIPVTFNNSWKLQRWGMFPIQMGVRLEMTAHPAIKIADYEIEMLIDRVEETITSKIHK; encoded by the coding sequence ATGATGGCACTCTCAAAAATTATAAGTTACCCTTTTACGGTTTTGTTTTACCTGCTTTTTGGTATTACAATCACTGTTTTTCATCCTATTCAGTGGGCTGCTTTTAACTGGTTTGGTTACCAGGCTCACAAAAAAACGGTGGATTATCTCAATTGGACCTTGCTGCGTTGCCTGAACGTCTTGGGAACCACTTTTCATATTGATATCAATACAAGCATCCCGAATAATGTGCCAATAATCATTGTCTCCAATCACCAAAGTATGTGGGACATTTCGCCGATTACTTGGTATTTGCGCAAATATCACCCCAAGTTTATTTCAAAAGTAGAATTAGGAAAAGGAATACCTTCCGTTTCATATAACTTGAGACACGGCGGTTCTATTTTGATTGATAGAAAAAACCCACGGCAAGCAATTGTTGAATTGGTGAAGTTTTCAAAATATCTTCAAAAATTTAATAGAAGCGGCGTAATTTTTCCTGAAGGAACCCGAAGCAAAACAGGAGTACCTAAACCTTTTAGAAGGTCTGGCTTACAAACGCTTTTCAAAAAAGTGCCAGACGGATATGTCATTCCCGTTACCTTCAATAATTCTTGGAAATTACAACGTTGGGGAATGTTTCCAATACAAATGGGCGTTCGGTTAGAAATGACGGCGCATCCGGCAATAAAAATTGCAGATTATGAAATTGAAATGCTGATTGATAGAGTAGAGGAAACTATCACTTCAAAAATCCATAAATAA
- a CDS encoding thioredoxin family protein codes for MKLIFVFHILFIVLGSAAFSQQEEAVHWLNFEQLEDSLQTNPKKVFIDFYADWCGRCLNMQREVFTDEKIIKILKKEYYAVKMNVESTDTIYFGNEIFINERRNRRNPIHQIPLLMARQKNKTFSLPAIVFMDEKFQAKSRYFQYLNVEQLNEILEKSNFENF; via the coding sequence TTGAAGTTAATATTTGTTTTTCATATTTTGTTTATAGTGTTAGGCAGTGCCGCTTTTTCGCAACAGGAAGAAGCGGTTCACTGGCTTAATTTTGAACAGTTGGAAGACTCACTTCAAACCAATCCTAAAAAAGTATTTATAGATTTTTATGCTGATTGGTGCGGCCGTTGCTTAAACATGCAAAGGGAAGTTTTTACTGATGAAAAAATAATTAAAATACTGAAAAAGGAATATTACGCAGTAAAAATGAACGTGGAAAGCACGGATACAATTTACTTTGGAAATGAAATTTTTATTAATGAAAGACGAAACAGAAGAAATCCAATACATCAAATCCCATTATTGATGGCGCGTCAAAAAAACAAAACATTTTCCCTACCTGCAATTGTTTTTATGGATGAAAAATTTCAGGCAAAATCGCGCTATTTTCAATATTTGAATGTGGAGCAACTTAACGAAATTTTGGAAAAAAGTAATTTTGAAAATTTCTGA
- a CDS encoding BrxA/BrxB family bacilliredoxin, producing the protein MYPPDLVKPMREDLTRVGFSELHTANDVTEALKMEGTTLVVVNSVCGCAAANARPGAAMSIQNDKKPDHLVTVFAGVDREAVDAARASMVPFPPSSPAMALFKNGELVHMLERHHIEGRPAQMIAENLKNAYNEYC; encoded by the coding sequence ATGTACCCACCCGATTTAGTAAAACCAATGCGCGAAGACCTAACAAGAGTAGGTTTTTCCGAACTACATACCGCAAATGACGTTACAGAAGCTTTGAAAATGGAAGGAACAACTTTAGTTGTTGTAAATTCCGTTTGCGGATGTGCCGCTGCTAACGCGCGTCCAGGAGCTGCAATGTCTATTCAAAACGATAAGAAACCAGACCATTTGGTAACTGTTTTTGCGGGCGTTGACCGCGAGGCTGTAGATGCTGCTAGAGCCAGTATGGTTCCGTTTCCTCCAAGTTCTCCAGCTATGGCACTTTTCAAAAATGGCGAATTAGTGCATATGTTAGAGCGTCACCATATTGAAGGTCGTCCGGCACAAATGATTGCTGAAAACTTGAAAAACGCTTACAACGAATATTGCTAA
- a CDS encoding TerB family tellurite resistance protein: protein MLRWLLAVLGYALYRFPGAIVGFLLGSLIDNFSSKKGKTFQSAFGTSQQEVTPADFELNLLSLASLVIKADGSVSQSELDYVRQYFVQAYGRERANATFKVFNDVIKKHEISAQNICTLLRQRTRYESRLQILHFLFSIANADGSVSTLEVNEINRIAGFLGIYARDFESIKAMFFKNPDSAYKILEIERTATTSEIKTAYRTMVKKYHPDKLQHMDEAHQKGGEEKFKKVQEAYEQLQKERGF, encoded by the coding sequence ATGCTTAGATGGTTATTGGCCGTTCTTGGATATGCACTTTACCGTTTTCCCGGTGCGATTGTTGGGTTTTTATTAGGAAGCCTAATTGATAATTTCAGTTCAAAAAAAGGAAAGACTTTTCAGTCTGCATTCGGCACATCCCAGCAAGAGGTAACTCCGGCAGATTTTGAACTGAATTTACTTTCTTTGGCTTCTCTAGTGATAAAAGCAGACGGAAGCGTAAGCCAAAGTGAGCTAGATTACGTTCGCCAATATTTTGTACAAGCTTATGGACGGGAACGTGCCAATGCAACTTTCAAGGTTTTTAACGATGTAATAAAAAAGCATGAAATTTCAGCACAAAACATTTGCACTCTCTTACGCCAACGGACCCGATATGAAAGTCGTTTACAGATTCTTCACTTTCTGTTCAGTATTGCAAATGCAGACGGCAGTGTTTCAACTCTTGAAGTAAATGAAATTAATAGAATTGCAGGATTTTTAGGAATTTACGCACGCGATTTTGAAAGCATAAAAGCAATGTTCTTTAAAAATCCAGACAGTGCTTACAAGATTTTGGAAATTGAAAGAACCGCCACAACTTCAGAAATAAAAACTGCTTACCGCACAATGGTGAAAAAATACCATCCAGACAAACTACAACATATGGACGAAGCGCACCAAAAAGGTGGTGAAGAAAAGTTCAAAAAAGTGCAGGAAGCTTATGAGCAATTGCAGAAAGAGCGTGGATTTTAA